The Vitis vinifera cultivar Pinot Noir 40024 chromosome 18, ASM3070453v1 region CGAAGAGAAGGAAAACAAAGGTCTTTTGATAACGTAGAGTAAATGTAtctttctttaacaaattcTCTTATTTGTAATTCTTTCTCAAGAAAGATTTTTTCaggtgatatttgtttttttaactttttactgaaaataatttatttttaaaatttaggttgtttgtttttctattttttcatgacttattataaattttttactaattagaaaaaactaaaatatataactttttttgaataaaaaaaaataatatattgagtttttttactttttaatatttaatagaaataaaatactataaaaataaataacctaatatttaacattataaacattatagttttatttagaattaagtaaaaaaacaaacatcaccttagtATCTTTGCTAAGTgaggaaaattgtttttttagtcCTCTCCCTATACAATGGTTTACCTCggtgcatttttattttttatttttttataaaattcttttCATTTGCCTACATTAATTTGGATCTACTCAACTATATTTACATGTCCTTCTGATGTTTTTCTAAATGCTTTTGCAGGAAGTGTATATATCACCAAAAGTTAGGGAGAGAAAACGACGAACTGCGGTGGTGCGACGGGTTAAATGAGATTGCATTTAGGCTGGCGTTCTGCAGCTTAACCCAACTGAAACTTGATCGCATAGTGACTATCATCATTATTGATCACCGAAAACTTCGGTATGTATAGGCCTATTGACACTGACGCTGATACAATagtcataaatattatttattgttatatgtCTTCGCACACAGAGGACATATTTTCTGATCAACAAGTGGCAATGGCATCTAGTTAACATAATTTTTGTAACATATATCACAAATGTGATTCATCACTCTTCCCCTTTGGAGAAGTAGTTGTGTGATAGTGCAGCACCCCATAAAGAGAACGCAATGCTAGAGAAAAAATTGGTACCTGTTTTTATGAGACAATGGGGCGGCgaacatatataaaaaagatatgAACCCATAgagatattgaaaaaaataaaaacgatAAAGATAACGTGGTATAATTAGTGTCCATATATTTGGCacatttttaatgattttatacTTTTCGAGATCGccacataaataaaaatatcttttagtcAAATGAtcatttttacattttcatgatattgttattattttatgatatgtcttctaaaagcatttttaatgagaattttaaatatttttacaacaTATTTAACATTCTTAATCTATCAttattattctataaaaatatgaaattttatttcataattgaagtaagaaaacaaaaacatgtgTCTTAaggaaagtaaaagaaaaaaataagtaaaagtaaaaagtaaatttaaaattaataaactatttctatatatttatttatttataattaaatcatttaaatatatataaagttgtcaaattaatttaaattatgtgtaatcttatttccaaaattctacCATAAACCAAACCCCTgaacatctttttttttcctttatttaatattattgtcTGAAACAATATTAAAGAAACAAACCACAACATGAACCATAGTAAGAAATATGGAAACAAGGCAGGAAAGGTGCAAAAAACTAGATTGGAAAGTTGAGATCTAGAGAAGCACTTGTTCAAATATTTTCTCCAAATTCAAGTAAGATGATCCATCTGGACCAGTGGTAGCCACTTCTGCCCTATGCTTCCACTCCatggttttctttttcattactTTGCCTTTCTCTCCCACCATCAACTCTCTCACAAGCTTTGCAACTTCATCCCTCTTAACATCACTGTCTATCTCCATTCCTACGCCCCACTCAGTGCAGCAGTAACGACAGTTGGTTTGCTGCTCTGCAAAAAATGGCCAACAAATCATAGGCACTCCAGCGCATAAACCCTCAATTGTGGAATTCCAGCCGTTATGAGTTAAGAAGCCGCCAATGGCCTGGTGCGTGAGAACTTGCTCTTGAGGACACCAACCTGCTAGTAAACCCCTGTCTTCTGTTTCTGCCACGAATTCTGGTGGCAGAATGGCCGACTCACCAGACACGAGATCTGGCCTAAGAATCCACAAGAAGCTTTGATTGCTATTTGCAAGTCCCCAAGCAAACTCAATCAGTTGCTGGGGAGTCATGACTGTGATGCTTCCATAATTAACGTAAACAACAGAGTTGGGTTCTTTGGAATCCAGCCATTTGAGACACTCAGGCTCTTCCTTCCACAGATTTGATCCAATCAACTTTAGTTCGCTATCGTGAATCTGATCCGGAAGTAGCTGAAGAGGACCAATGGTGTAGATTGGGGGATACATGGGAGCAATTGCATCCAAAACCTCCTGCTCTAAAGCGTCAAACGTATTGAAAATGATGGCAGAAGCCTTGCGAGCCCTTTCAAGCTCACCCATGGCAAAGTCCAGCATGATATCATCTGGATCGGTAGTCCGAATGAAGCTCGGGAGATCCTTCAAACGGATACCTTTCATGCCCGGTATCCAATCAACAACAGTATCCAAATACCCATTTGTTAGATAACTCTCATCTGCATATCAcagaagaaggaaaaatgaaaaatcagaGTCGGTAGGAGACTGGGATTTGAAAAACTTGTATTCAAAGCCGAACTTGGAATAATACCTTTGAGTGGTGTAAAACCCTTGTCGATGAGACTGCGATACTGCACATAGGCCATGAAGCCACAAGCACTAGCTGTCCATAAAAGAAGGTCGGGAATGCCGAGTTCTTGAGCCGCGTCTAAAGTGAAGCTCATGACAGCGTCAGAAAATATGCAAGTGACGGGAGGACCTCTGTCGTTGAGTTTGGCGAGAAGGCGTCTAAAGGGAGCCAAACAGTTTTTTTTGGTGGATGCACAGAGGGAAGGGATGTCTTGGGTTGCGTCGACATTGGACGGTGGGAGACCATCGGGAATGGTTTCGAACTGAAAGGTGGGGAGACCATTGAGGGAGTTGGGGCCCTGGGCCTTGAGTAAGCGTGTGTGGTTGAACTCTGTGTTGACAAAGGTGATACGAAAGCCTCTGAAATGGAGGAGCTTTGCTACTTTTAGCATAGGATTGATGTGCCCCTGAGCAGGGTATGGAATGCAAACTGCATGAGGCTTCTCCATGGAACCCATTTTTGCTTTGGGATGCCCTCCCGATACATCTGCCTCCAATTTTATAGAGTTTTTGAATATGGCATCtaagctgttttttttttttttttttcaaaaaaaaaaaatcattgataaTACTGATTTAATCTATGAAATAAAACCGTCTCTGTCTATATTGGTTTTTATTTGAAGTTGAATAAAGAACCTCCGTCATCGGTTTTGGttcaagtgttttttaaaaatcaacttaaaatcGCATGTGCCAAATCGATTTAACTTTTTTCGAAAAGTCAATTTCCGAGGCCACAGAAAGGCGGAAAGCAAGGGAGGTTGGTGGAACACCCTTTCCCTTTTTAAAACGGTACCGAACTCACTAATTTAATTGCACGATCGAAGCTGGaaatattttgttataattAATCAATCCTGTGCTGCAGCAACGTCTTCCACCTACACTTTTTATCTTCAAATCACAGTCGACTGGAAGGATTAAGTCATGCGGGATCCCTTGTTATTCATGTAAAAGAAAAAGCCCGCGTTGGAGCCAGGGACTTCCTGTTTGTTTTTCCTGTCACGATTGAGTGACCGCTATCCATGAAAAGTACGAGAAAGAACGTGACAAACTAGGATCTTGTCATGAGCCTCTATCATCTTCCGTTGAGAATAATGAATTTACCACCTATATATGTTAAAGCTGATGCtctgtttaaaaattttggacGGCCGCTGCCCTTCCTAGCATCAATATATTGCACTGCCACGAATCCAAAGCAAATCTTTCTCGTTTGCATCAGACtttgtttaaaaaatggaaCTCATAGAACTCCGCAGCTGCCCAACTAATTAAATCAGAGGACTAAGTTATCGTCCATGAATTTATTACTGATATGAACGTTATATAATATAAAGATAAGAGAAGTGAGAGGGTAAGTTGACCATGCACTCTCATCTAGATATTATAATCTTCAACCAGCTCATCCCTAATAGGCCTCCCCTGATATTGGCTTCTGACTTCTGTGACTGTCTTGCATAATGCATGATGTCAAGCGAAGAAAGTGTTGGTAATTTTTTTACTGGAATTCAAAGAATTGGAGATTCGaacaaaagaaatgaatgaTGAATGAAAACCATGTTCACGGTATAGGAACTGCAGCCAAGTATTGACTAGCAGGTGGAATGATACCATCAGCGCCGATTGCCTTGAATAGTTAGTATGCATCCTTACTCCTTACCCATCATTATCCATCAATTATCTAGTATTTATTATGAGTGACCATATATTCGCCCACTTGTGCAGGCCCTGCAGAAGAATAAATTGATGATATGAactacttttttaaaaatatcttccGAGTCTGGCTTGACATCGAAATTGAAACAGAGTAATAAATTGTACAATGCCCAATTCTCTTGGTCTGTGTGACAGAACGGACATcttgctgatcactccaaagaAAAGAATACGCATTGCACCATAAAATAATACAGTCAAGTATTATTGCGTCCCTCTTACGTACATTAGATTGATACACTTTTGGATAGGTTTCTGAATTGAGATACTTTGGATAGTTTGGGCGGCTGGCTGACTCTCTCGTGCTTGGCCAAATCCTTAAAACCAcctaataaaatacaaactaaattaattcatgataaaaagaaaaataataagagaaatAGAAATAGAAGGAAGAGACATATTTTCTTACCTATGTCTTTAGATATGATAATTAATTCACTAATCTTCAAAATCTAAAATTGGCTAAAACTCCAACAACTTTGTATAAAGTCATTTTTATACCCTTTGACTAAAGGACTTATATATTCATAATATCCCGAACTTTACAAAATCAATTCATAATCCTTGTGGGACAAGGAATCgtaaaatatcatatcttaaTTGAGTTCAAAATTAACAAGCCAATGTTATTATATTGATATGTTTTGTAGCATTTTCTAGATGGTTAACGAGggatatgaatttattttaggggttcaaaaataaaacaaaatgggCATGTAACATAATGGGAACTATGGATTTGATGCAAATGCCTTTCGAAATAGATCAAATCATCATTCTTGCTGTATAAGgaaatttagagaaaaaaatatgggtTAAACTTCTTTTAACTTGTCTTATTTCTCAATTAATTATCACTTATCATTAACTACGGATAAACATGAAAGGAATAAATACCCATGTTGttaaatgaagatttaatctcTAAATTTAGATagcatatatttttaaattttgaaaaaaaaaatgtcccaAAAAACATGAGGGCCAAGTCTAATTAGACTCAAAGATGTTGACAACTTAGAATAATATTTCGAATAAGAATTTAATGCATCAATttgctttattatttatttgtcaacATGTATGCAGTAAGTTATTATTATgacttaattattttcaatcaaatgTTCTACTATATGATTGGATTTAATATTTACATTTGAGTGGGTGTaatccccaggattcgaacttggGTCCAAGCCTTAAAGTTTAGGACGTTGCCCTCCTAGTACCATCTGGGCTACTAGCTCAGATGGTACCAAGAGGGCAACGTCCTAAGCCTTAAGGCTTGGACTCAAGTTCGAATCCTAGGGAGACCACTCTGTGATGCCCCTGACTGGCACATAGACTTTTTTTGCTCTGGTGCCCAACCATACCATCGAACTGTGCCAGACGAGGGCATCACAGGAATGGGCCGGACAGCGTAGAGTCTTATAGGGCCAtttgtttatttggcccttgggTGACGTCTCCAGGATTCGAACTCGGGGCCTTAACCCAGAcagttgccctcctggtaccatctagGCTACTAATGTTGAGGTCTTGCGTCATGATCCACATAACTACCAAATGGACGCACACTTTCAACCAAGATAGAGTTCTGGTTCAGTtttccctgcaaaagatgtccggacagggtgtccagACACACCCTCCAATGGTTTTTTCAGTCATGGTTAGAGAGATTaagcagttggccttttactaggtatagcaagcttaccttcctccttATGTGAAGGTCcttatatatagtatcagaagttctgcttccctctttaatggtagggagactTTTTGACtcgtcatgatgcctctaggtggtggcagggctaTCATCACCCTACAGgtggctgtcagagatcgtgggaagtgacttgccatcattcaTGTCCTTTCGCTCtacaggtggcggaacgtgggttgtggcaggctgtcggaatgatgTAGTAAGACTTACTTACTTTAGTCAacgatccggacaacatatccggataggatatgctatcgtccggatgtgatgtttgcgagtgccgtgtgcttctccctgaggaagTCCGGATGGAGTCACTCCGGACAGCGAGGCGCCCACGTATCAtaagggggaggggtccctacaatgatGAGCAGTGCATAAATACATTTCCACTTTATTCACCTTACTAATACTACATTTAAATATGGTGCACAAAAGTTCATCATAAAACAAGGAAAGGAACGTGCGGATGCTAAGTTTTAACTTGTTGGAATGCTTGGGATTTGGAGAAACACTTGATTTATCATTTTGTCCAAGTTGGAGTAAGATGAGCCATTTGAATCAATGGTGGCCTTTTGTGCCATCTTCTTCCACTCCATGGCCTGCTTTTTCATCTCTTTGCCTTTGTCTCCCTCGATCAATTCTCTCACAAGCCTCTCAACTTCATCTCTCTTAACGTCACTGTCGATCTCCGTGCCTATGCCCCATTCTGTGCAACAGTAGCGGCAGTTGGTTTGCTGCTCTGCGAAAAATGGCCAGCAAATCATGGGCACTCCTGCACTCACACTTTCCATAGTGGAATTCCACCCGTTGTGAGTTAAGAACCCACCAACGGCAGGGTTGCTGAGAACTTCCTCCTGAGGACACCAACTTGCTagcagacccctgtttttggTCTCTGCCAAGAATTGTGGCAGAAGAATGGCCGACTCACCAGACACAATATCCGGCCTTATTATCCATAAGAATGTTTGATTGCTATTTGCCAGTCCCCAAGCAAACTCATTGAGTTGATCTGTTGTCAGGCTTGTCACGCTTCCAAAATTCACGTAAACAACAGAGTTGTGTTTTTTGGAGTTGAGCCATTCGAAAAAACCCCATTCTTCTTTCCACAGATTTGATCCAATCAACTGCAAATCATTATCTTGGACCTGATTCACGAGTAGACTTAAAGGACCAATGGTGTAAATTGGAGGAAACATTGGTGAAAGTGCATCCAAAACATCCTTCTCGCATCAAACGTATTGAAAATGAGGGCAGAAGCTTTGTGGGCTCTTTCAGCCTCATGCAATGGAAAGTCCAGCATAATTTCATTTGGGTCTGTAGTTCGAATGAAGCTCGGGATGTCCTTCAGACGAATACCTCTCATACCAGGTATCCAATCAATAACGGTGTCCAGATACCCATTTGTTAAGTAACTGGGGTCTTCATGTCACAGAAAAAAcagattcaaaaaaaaaaaaaaaaaaaaaaaatacaagaatcGGTACTGCTAACTCGgatttgaaaatgtatatgcAAATTGGGGTTTAGGTTGATACCTTTAAGGGGTATAAAACCCTTGTCGATGAGATTGCGATACTGCAAGTAGCCCATGAAGCCACAAGTACTAGTTGTCCAGAAAAGAACGTCAGGAATGGCCAGTTCTTGGGCAGCATCAAGAGTGAAGCTCATGGCACCATCAGAGACTATGCAAGTGACAGGAGGCCCGTCGTGGTTAAGT contains the following coding sequences:
- the LOC100265988 gene encoding 7-deoxyloganetin glucosyltransferase, producing MGSMEKPHAVCIPYPAQGHINPMLKVAKLLHFRGFRITFVNTEFNHTRLLKAQGPNSLNGLPTFQFETIPDGLPPSNVDATQDIPSLCASTKKNCLAPFRRLLAKLNDRGPPVTCIFSDAVMSFTLDAAQELGIPDLLLWTASACGFMAYVQYRSLIDKGFTPLKDESYLTNGYLDTVVDWIPGMKGIRLKDLPSFIRTTDPDDIMLDFAMGELERARKASAIIFNTFDALEQEVLDAIAPMYPPIYTIGPLQLLPDQIHDSELKLIGSNLWKEEPECLKWLDSKEPNSVVYVNYGSITVMTPQQLIEFAWGLANSNQSFLWILRPDLVSGESAILPPEFVAETEDRGLLAGWCPQEQVLTHQAIGGFLTHNGWNSTIEGLCAGVPMICWPFFAEQQTNCRYCCTEWGVGMEIDSDVKRDEVAKLVRELMVGEKGKVMKKKTMEWKHRAEVATTGPDGSSYLNLEKIFEQVLL